One genomic window of Desulfuromonas sp. AOP6 includes the following:
- the ahcY gene encoding adenosylhomocysteinase — MTDKDFKVKDMSLARWGRQEIEIAETEMPGLMALRQEFGANKPLKGARIAGCLHMTIQTAVLIETLIDLGAEVRWSSCNIFSTQDHAAAAIAQAGIPVYAWKGETEEEYWWCVEQTIEGPDGWRPNMLLDDGGDLTQVMHEKYPELMAQVKGLSEETTTGVHRLYQMEKNGTLKCPAFNVNDSVTKSKFDNLYGCRESLADGIKRATDVMVAGKVVVIAGYGDVGKGCAQAMRGLGARVLITEIDPIISLQAVMEGYQVVTMETAAPLGDMFVTTTGCRDVITRKHMEAMRDQAIVCNIGHFDLEIDIASIRDLEWINIKPQVDHVVFPDGKRLIVLAEGRLVNLGCATGHPSFVMSASFTNQVMAQVELWTNPDKYENKVYMLPKVLDEKVARLHLDRLGVELTTLTRAQAEYLGVPVEGPFKPEFYRY, encoded by the coding sequence ATGACAGACAAGGATTTTAAGGTCAAAGATATGTCTCTAGCCCGGTGGGGGAGACAGGAGATTGAGATTGCCGAAACGGAAATGCCCGGACTGATGGCGCTTCGCCAGGAATTCGGTGCCAACAAGCCTCTCAAGGGCGCGCGCATTGCCGGTTGCCTTCACATGACCATCCAGACGGCCGTTCTGATCGAAACCCTTATTGACCTGGGCGCCGAAGTGCGCTGGAGTTCCTGCAATATCTTTTCAACCCAGGATCATGCCGCGGCGGCCATTGCTCAGGCCGGGATCCCGGTATATGCCTGGAAAGGGGAGACGGAAGAGGAATACTGGTGGTGTGTCGAACAGACTATCGAGGGGCCCGACGGCTGGCGGCCGAACATGCTGCTGGATGACGGCGGCGACCTCACCCAGGTGATGCACGAAAAATACCCTGAGCTCATGGCCCAGGTCAAAGGCCTTTCTGAAGAGACGACTACCGGAGTTCACCGTCTCTATCAGATGGAAAAAAACGGTACCCTGAAGTGTCCCGCTTTCAACGTCAACGATTCGGTGACCAAAAGCAAGTTTGACAACCTCTATGGCTGCCGGGAGTCGCTGGCCGACGGCATCAAGAGGGCCACGGATGTCATGGTGGCGGGCAAGGTGGTTGTCATTGCCGGTTATGGCGATGTCGGCAAGGGGTGTGCCCAGGCCATGCGGGGACTTGGGGCCAGGGTGCTTATTACCGAGATAGATCCTATTATCTCTCTGCAGGCCGTCATGGAAGGGTATCAGGTTGTCACCATGGAGACGGCGGCTCCTCTTGGAGATATGTTCGTGACCACGACCGGCTGTCGGGACGTTATCACCCGCAAGCACATGGAGGCGATGAGGGATCAGGCTATCGTCTGCAATATTGGTCATTTCGACCTGGAGATCGATATCGCTTCGATCCGCGACCTGGAGTGGATCAATATCAAACCGCAGGTGGATCATGTCGTCTTTCCCGATGGAAAGCGTTTGATCGTGCTGGCCGAAGGTCGTCTGGTCAATCTTGGCTGCGCTACCGGTCATCCTTCCTTTGTTATGTCGGCGTCCTTTACCAATCAGGTCATGGCGCAGGTGGAATTGTGGACCAACCCCGACAAATACGAGAATAAGGTTTATATGCTGCCTAAAGTTCTCGATGAAAAGGTGGCCCGCCTCCATCTCGATCGTCTCGGCGTCGAATTGACGACTCTCACCCGAGCTCAGGCTGAATATCTCGGAGTGCCTGTTGAGGGTCCTTTTAAGCCTGAATTCTATAGGTATTGA
- the lptG gene encoding LPS export ABC transporter permease LptG gives MTLLNRYILSIYIRIFFLASATFVGIYLLVDFFEKVDNFIEHGASASQYLLYFANKIPLIVSQVTPLAVLMAVFMTLGGLTRTNELTAIKSCGLSLIKTTWPLLLASLLTALAILAMNEFVLPLSVKTANTIYEEQVRGKTSITFKRDRLWFREGSDIVNISLVEPESKTITGMTVYHIDDHFRLTRRTDAVSGHYTDDRGWVFRQVTHREFTPLSGEMLGEKKLAQEILPLSKTPDDFKENQPDLEALNFRQLSALVKKMESEGHSPVRYKVDMHSRLATPFANVIMAVLGIPFALQRGRQTNVATGVALSIVIGFAYYVIMAAMQAFGYSGVAPPAVAAWSAHVLFALIGGWMLLSTRS, from the coding sequence GTGACTCTACTCAACCGCTACATCCTGTCCATCTATATCCGGATTTTTTTTCTCGCCAGCGCTACCTTCGTCGGAATCTACCTGCTGGTCGATTTTTTCGAAAAAGTGGACAACTTCATTGAGCACGGAGCGTCCGCATCCCAGTATCTGCTTTATTTTGCAAACAAAATCCCGCTGATCGTCAGTCAGGTCACCCCCCTTGCCGTCCTTATGGCCGTCTTCATGACCCTCGGCGGCCTGACCCGCACCAATGAATTAACCGCCATAAAATCCTGCGGCCTAAGCCTGATTAAAACAACCTGGCCCCTGTTGTTGGCCTCCCTGCTGACAGCGCTGGCTATCCTGGCGATGAATGAATTCGTCCTCCCCCTAAGTGTCAAGACCGCCAACACGATTTATGAGGAACAGGTCAGGGGAAAGACCTCCATTACCTTTAAGCGCGATCGGCTATGGTTTCGCGAAGGGTCCGATATTGTCAATATCAGCCTTGTTGAACCGGAAAGCAAAACGATAACCGGAATGACCGTTTATCACATTGACGACCATTTTCGGCTAACCCGACGCACGGATGCAGTTTCAGGCCATTATACGGATGATCGGGGCTGGGTCTTCCGCCAGGTCACGCACCGGGAGTTCACACCCCTATCCGGAGAGATGCTTGGCGAGAAGAAGTTGGCTCAGGAAATCCTGCCCCTATCGAAGACGCCTGACGATTTCAAAGAAAACCAACCGGATCTGGAAGCCCTCAACTTCCGTCAACTTTCTGCCCTGGTTAAAAAAATGGAAAGCGAGGGGCATAGCCCGGTCCGCTACAAGGTGGATATGCATTCACGTCTCGCCACACCCTTTGCCAACGTCATCATGGCCGTGCTTGGCATCCCTTTCGCCCTGCAGAGAGGAAGACAGACCAATGTCGCCACGGGTGTCGCCCTGAGCATTGTCATCGGCTTCGCCTACTATGTCATCATGGCGGCCATGCAGGCTTTCGGCTATTCCGGGGTGGCGCCCCCCGCCGTGGCAGCCTGGTCCGCCCATGTGCTTTTTGCCCTGATCGGAGGGTGGATGCTCCTGTCGACACGCAGCTGA
- the lptF gene encoding LPS export ABC transporter permease LptF, producing the protein MPASRIHRYIAREIATPALLGLSVFTLMILMGRIIRLVEMVLNKGVPAKEIFLLFAFLLPAFLVITIPLSFLLGVLLGFGRLSSESETIALKASGISLYGMLKPVFLLAALASLLTGTLTLYGEPAGNAAFRSKVFEIAASKATVGIAPKVFNDDFDGLVLYTNEFDEQSGVMKGVFISDQRTDEEGSTIFAERGRIFSDPGNYTLTLRLEDGNIHRRPKSSQGNSYQTIGFSTYDISLSMGKEMEAGQTVKKKDKDFSFSELSTAIREAKNEEELLRYRVQWHKRLVLPLAPLLFALIGIPLGIQSHRSGKGGGFAIGLIVFLVYYILFSFTKTLATEGIFPVIPTMWAPTILFFAGGLHLLHLAAMERRFILLDLLLEGMDRFRRLIQRRR; encoded by the coding sequence ATGCCAGCCTCTAGAATTCATCGATACATTGCACGGGAAATAGCGACGCCAGCCCTGCTGGGACTTAGCGTCTTCACCCTGATGATCCTCATGGGCAGGATTATCCGACTGGTGGAGATGGTGCTCAACAAAGGGGTACCAGCCAAGGAGATATTTCTCCTTTTCGCTTTTCTGCTTCCCGCTTTTCTGGTCATCACCATCCCCCTTTCCTTTCTGTTGGGTGTGCTCCTCGGCTTCGGACGCCTATCTTCCGAAAGCGAAACCATAGCCCTCAAGGCTTCCGGCATCAGCCTGTACGGCATGCTCAAACCTGTCTTCCTGTTGGCCGCGCTGGCTTCTTTACTGACCGGAACTCTCACTCTTTACGGTGAACCGGCCGGCAATGCGGCTTTTCGCAGTAAAGTATTTGAAATCGCCGCCAGCAAAGCCACGGTGGGTATAGCCCCAAAAGTTTTCAATGATGATTTCGATGGACTGGTTCTGTATACCAACGAATTCGATGAGCAATCCGGCGTGATGAAGGGCGTTTTTATTTCAGATCAGCGCACGGATGAAGAAGGCTCGACGATCTTTGCGGAACGAGGGCGTATTTTTTCAGATCCCGGAAACTACACCCTGACCCTTCGACTCGAAGACGGAAATATCCACCGCAGACCCAAATCATCCCAGGGAAACAGCTACCAGACCATAGGATTTTCCACCTATGACATCAGTCTGAGTATGGGAAAAGAAATGGAAGCCGGGCAGACTGTCAAGAAAAAGGACAAGGACTTCAGCTTTTCCGAATTAAGCACAGCTATCAGGGAAGCAAAAAACGAAGAAGAACTCCTCCGTTATCGTGTTCAGTGGCACAAACGCCTGGTCCTGCCCCTGGCGCCGCTCCTCTTTGCCCTGATCGGCATTCCGCTCGGCATCCAGTCACATCGCTCCGGAAAAGGGGGGGGCTTTGCCATTGGCCTGATTGTTTTTCTGGTCTATTACATCCTTTTTTCCTTCACCAAAACGTTGGCAACCGAAGGGATTTTTCCTGTAATTCCGACGATGTGGGCCCCAACCATTCTTTTCTTTGCCGGCGGACTGCACCTTCTGCATCTGGCGGCCATGGAGAGACGTTTCATCCTTCTTGATCTTCTCCTTGAAGGCATGGATCGGTTCCGCCGTCTAATCCAACGCAGGAGGTAG
- the rpsB gene encoding 30S ribosomal protein S2, with the protein MSQISMKQLLEAGVHFGHQTRRWNPKMKPYIFGARNGIYIIDLQKTVRHFKNAYNFIKETVERGDKVLFVGTKKQAQDAIKEESLRAEQYFVNDRWLGGMLTNFSTIKGSIDRLKKIEVMSTDGTYDLLPKKEVLQLEREKSKLEKSLGGIKNMHKMPGAIFVIDPKKETIAVKEARKLGIAVVAVVDTNCDPDDIDYLIPGNDDAIRAIRLFTARIADACMEGSQAREAAIRTKQEGADEAPEEAAAKEEVSGQAAPAEA; encoded by the coding sequence ATGTCGCAGATCAGCATGAAGCAACTGCTGGAAGCCGGTGTTCATTTCGGCCACCAGACCCGTCGTTGGAACCCCAAAATGAAGCCCTATATCTTTGGGGCGCGCAATGGTATCTATATCATTGACCTGCAGAAAACGGTTCGCCACTTCAAAAATGCCTACAACTTCATCAAGGAGACCGTAGAGCGTGGCGATAAGGTACTTTTTGTCGGCACCAAAAAGCAGGCACAGGACGCCATCAAGGAAGAAAGCCTGCGAGCCGAGCAGTATTTTGTCAATGACCGTTGGCTCGGAGGTATGCTCACGAACTTTTCCACCATCAAGGGGAGCATCGACCGCCTGAAGAAGATTGAAGTCATGAGCACGGACGGCACTTACGATCTTCTTCCTAAAAAAGAAGTTCTGCAGCTCGAGCGTGAAAAATCCAAGCTTGAGAAGAGCCTCGGCGGCATCAAAAACATGCACAAAATGCCCGGCGCCATTTTCGTGATTGACCCCAAGAAAGAAACCATCGCTGTTAAAGAAGCCCGCAAACTGGGTATCGCTGTCGTCGCTGTCGTTGACACCAACTGCGATCCTGACGATATCGATTATCTCATCCCGGGCAATGACGACGCGATTCGCGCCATCCGCCTCTTCACGGCCCGTATCGCCGATGCCTGCATGGAGGGAAGCCAGGCCAGAGAAGCCGCCATCCGTACCAAGCAGGAAGGTGCCGACGAGGCTCCGGAAGAGGCCGCTGCTAAAGAAGAGGTCTCCGGCCAGGCCGCTCCGGCGGAAGCCTGA
- the tsf gene encoding translation elongation factor Ts, with product MANITASMVSELRAKTGAGMMDCKKALTEANGDMEEAVSILRKKGLSAAAKKAGRAAAEGMIVADGNDSVGVLVEVNAETDFVAKNEAFQKFCAGVASLVVEKAPTDIEALMNLDYPGTGRTVLEEQNHQVATIGENIGVRRFARFEAPSAVEATYIHGVGKIGVLIELTTDKKSDAKVADVARQLAMHVAAANPQYLNRDAVPAEVVESEKEIMRVKALNSGKPEKIVDKIIEGQINKFFGEVCLVEQAFVIDPDLPINKVLANLGKEIGGDVQLTRFVRYQLGEGLEKKQDDFAAEVAALSGN from the coding sequence GTGGCAAATATCACTGCATCAATGGTTTCCGAACTTCGCGCCAAGACTGGCGCGGGGATGATGGATTGCAAAAAAGCACTGACCGAAGCCAATGGCGACATGGAAGAAGCTGTCAGCATCCTGCGCAAGAAAGGTCTGTCTGCGGCTGCCAAGAAAGCTGGCCGCGCCGCGGCTGAAGGAATGATCGTGGCGGATGGCAATGATTCGGTCGGTGTGCTGGTTGAAGTCAACGCCGAAACGGACTTCGTCGCCAAAAACGAAGCTTTCCAAAAGTTCTGCGCCGGTGTCGCCAGCCTTGTTGTAGAAAAGGCGCCCACGGATATTGAAGCCCTGATGAATCTCGACTATCCTGGTACTGGCCGTACCGTACTGGAAGAACAGAACCATCAGGTTGCTACCATCGGTGAAAATATTGGTGTACGGCGTTTTGCCCGCTTCGAGGCGCCTTCTGCCGTTGAAGCTACCTATATCCACGGGGTAGGGAAAATAGGTGTATTGATTGAGCTGACCACCGATAAAAAGAGCGATGCCAAGGTAGCCGATGTTGCGCGTCAATTGGCCATGCACGTAGCCGCCGCCAATCCCCAGTATCTGAACCGGGATGCCGTCCCTGCCGAAGTGGTTGAAAGTGAAAAGGAAATCATGCGTGTTAAAGCGCTCAACAGCGGCAAGCCCGAAAAAATCGTTGATAAGATCATCGAGGGCCAGATCAACAAGTTTTTCGGTGAGGTCTGCCTTGTCGAGCAGGCTTTTGTTATCGATCCCGATCTGCCGATCAACAAGGTTCTTGCTAATCTCGGCAAGGAAATTGGCGGTGATGTCCAACTGACGCGGTTTGTTCGTTATCAACTCGGCGAAGGGCTTGAAAAGAAACAGGACGATTTTGCCGCGGAAGTTGCGGCTCTGAGCGGCAACTAA
- the pyrH gene encoding UMP kinase, with protein MASEKPIYRRILLKLSGEALAGDQGYGIDPDVISCIAGEIKELVDLKIQVALVIGGGNIFRGVAAASRGMDRASADYMGMIATVMNSLALQDALEKTGVVTRVQSAIEMQEVAEPYIRRRAVRHLEKGRVVIFGAGTGNPYFTTDTAASLRAMEINAEVILKATKVDGVYNADPAKDKSAVKFDKLTYLEVLQKGLQVMDATATSLCMDNKLPIVVFNLTERGNIKKVVLGEEIGTVVKGE; from the coding sequence ATGGCTTCAGAAAAACCGATATACCGGCGGATACTGCTTAAGCTCAGCGGGGAAGCCCTGGCTGGAGATCAGGGCTACGGCATTGATCCCGATGTGATCTCCTGCATCGCCGGCGAAATCAAAGAGCTTGTCGATCTCAAAATTCAAGTCGCTTTGGTGATCGGTGGCGGCAATATTTTCCGGGGTGTGGCTGCGGCTTCCCGAGGGATGGATAGAGCCAGCGCCGACTATATGGGTATGATTGCCACGGTGATGAACAGTCTGGCGCTGCAGGATGCGCTGGAGAAAACAGGTGTTGTCACTCGGGTTCAGTCGGCCATTGAAATGCAGGAAGTCGCTGAACCTTACATCCGTCGTCGTGCTGTTCGACATCTTGAGAAAGGTCGAGTTGTCATCTTCGGCGCTGGCACCGGCAATCCCTATTTTACCACGGATACTGCTGCCAGCCTGCGTGCCATGGAGATCAATGCCGAAGTTATTCTTAAGGCTACCAAGGTGGATGGTGTCTACAATGCGGATCCAGCCAAAGATAAATCAGCCGTCAAGTTTGACAAGCTGACCTATCTGGAGGTTCTTCAGAAAGGACTTCAGGTTATGGATGCCACCGCGACATCCCTGTGTATGGACAATAAACTTCCTATTGTGGTATTTAACCTTACCGAGCGTGGCAACATCAAAAAAGTTGTGCTCGGGGAGGAAATTGGTACCGTCGTCAAAGGAGAGTGA
- the frr gene encoding ribosome recycling factor yields the protein MYKDVLDNARQNMDKALDNLKREFSRVRTGRANVSLLDEVRVNYYGTPTPLNQVGTLTVPEPRLITIQPWEKQLIPEIEKAIYKSDLGLNPSSDGQLVRIAIPPLTEERRKDMVKQVRRMGEDAKVAVRNARRDANEMLKKLEKDKEISEDDLKRAEKEVQDLTDAHIKKIDDTVAHKETEIMEI from the coding sequence ATGTATAAAGATGTGCTTGACAACGCTCGGCAGAACATGGACAAGGCTCTTGATAACCTGAAAAGAGAGTTTTCCCGTGTCCGTACCGGCCGTGCCAACGTCTCTCTTCTTGACGAGGTTCGGGTCAACTACTATGGCACACCGACACCCCTTAACCAGGTGGGAACGCTTACGGTGCCCGAGCCTAGGCTGATCACGATTCAACCCTGGGAAAAGCAGCTGATTCCTGAAATTGAAAAAGCGATCTATAAGTCAGACCTCGGCCTGAACCCTTCATCCGATGGGCAGCTGGTGCGTATTGCCATTCCCCCTCTGACTGAAGAACGGCGCAAAGATATGGTCAAACAGGTCCGGCGCATGGGGGAGGACGCCAAAGTTGCCGTTCGCAACGCGCGTCGTGATGCCAATGAAATGCTTAAAAAGCTTGAAAAAGATAAAGAAATTTCTGAGGACGATCTCAAACGGGCGGAAAAGGAAGTCCAGGATCTCACCGACGCCCATATAAAAAAAATCGATGACACTGTCGCCCATAAAGAAACAGAAATTATGGAGATCTGA
- a CDS encoding 4Fe-4S binding protein — translation MALKITEDCIACGTCVDTCPLGAIVESGDTYAISDDCTECQACVDSCPVNAIVA, via the coding sequence ATGGCTCTTAAAATCACTGAAGATTGTATTGCTTGCGGCACCTGTGTCGATACCTGCCCCCTCGGTGCCATTGTGGAATCCGGTGATACGTATGCTATCTCCGATGACTGTACCGAGTGTCAGGCATGCGTCGACTCCTGCCCGGTAAACGCGATTGTGGCTTAG
- a CDS encoding response regulator, translating into MPDQVLVVDDEKIILELTSMILKSKGFDVLTAGGGEEGLRLVEEHSPSVVLLDYMMPAMDGMTVLKRIRKNFPDTYVIMFTGKGSEEIAVELMKAGASDYVLKPFNNQDLIERIENVLKIRRVELLNKELRLERERLLREIEEWNLELEGRVAQKSRELEKAHAEIVQAEKLATLGHLSAGMAHEIRNPLNSISLFAQILRPVLAEDAEKASYIDKILKEVDRIDDILIKLLAASKRPRFELQNLSVADIIQRCLYSFQEQLISQDIEVRQDLQPSPPIQADSAELEQVFNNLFANAIYEMPQGGTLSISLNHDDTHLYIIVSDTGGGISPEHINMIFDPFFTTKKKGTGFGLSVVLRIVKTYNGHISVDTKEGQGSVFKIQLPLAQTSV; encoded by the coding sequence ATGCCCGATCAAGTACTGGTCGTCGATGATGAGAAAATCATTCTTGAACTCACGTCCATGATCCTCAAAAGTAAGGGTTTTGATGTGCTCACGGCGGGTGGTGGCGAAGAAGGGTTACGCCTGGTCGAAGAGCACAGCCCCAGCGTGGTCCTTCTTGATTATATGATGCCGGCCATGGACGGTATGACTGTACTCAAGAGGATCCGTAAAAATTTTCCTGATACTTATGTCATTATGTTCACCGGCAAAGGCAGTGAAGAAATTGCCGTCGAGCTCATGAAGGCCGGGGCTTCCGATTACGTTCTCAAGCCTTTTAATAATCAGGATCTGATTGAACGAATTGAGAATGTTCTCAAAATCAGGCGAGTCGAACTTTTAAACAAGGAACTGCGCCTTGAGCGGGAACGTCTGCTGAGGGAAATCGAGGAATGGAATCTTGAGCTTGAAGGGCGTGTCGCGCAAAAGTCACGCGAACTCGAAAAGGCCCACGCTGAAATCGTGCAGGCGGAAAAGCTGGCAACCTTGGGTCATCTGTCGGCCGGCATGGCTCATGAAATTCGAAACCCTCTCAATTCTATCAGCCTCTTTGCTCAGATTCTCAGGCCGGTGCTGGCGGAAGATGCCGAAAAAGCCTCCTATATCGATAAAATCCTCAAAGAAGTGGATCGCATTGACGATATCCTGATCAAATTGCTTGCTGCCAGCAAACGTCCGCGGTTCGAACTGCAGAACCTGTCTGTAGCTGACATAATCCAAAGGTGTCTTTACAGTTTTCAGGAGCAGTTGATCAGCCAGGACATCGAAGTACGGCAGGACCTGCAGCCATCTCCTCCCATTCAGGCCGATTCTGCAGAGCTCGAGCAGGTCTTCAACAATCTTTTTGCCAATGCTATTTATGAAATGCCGCAGGGAGGAACTTTAAGTATTTCCCTGAATCACGATGACACGCATCTTTACATTATCGTGTCGGATACCGGTGGTGGTATTTCACCCGAACACATCAATATGATTTTTGATCCCTTCTTCACTACAAAAAAGAAAGGCACGGGTTTTGGCCTCTCCGTTGTTCTGCGTATTGTTAAGACATACAATGGTCATATCTCCGTTGACACGAAAGAAGGCCAGGGCAGTGTTTTTAAAATTCAGTTGCCTCTTGCTCAAACCTCAGTCTGA
- a CDS encoding FAD-dependent protein, whose amino-acid sequence MPLRLRDLPLTLEQDESLLPSLVEKELGLNDGEVHDLRVVRQGIDARKKPRVLRIYTVEFRVKNEAAVWKRTRNHPRLEQVSPQPCYEAQPLALPGRILVVGMGPAGLFAALRLAQYGFSVMLLERGRPVEERVRDVRDFWAGKGLCPESNVQFGEGGAGTFSDGKLTTRVNHPWTRLVLETLVRFGAPADILIQAKPHVGTDRLRLVLIHFRQELLRLGVDIRYQTKLTDVLTHKGHVCGAVLGDGLTAACDALVLAPGHSARDTYEMLASVGVRMQAKPFAVGVRVEHPSERINNIQYGFPTHPRLPAAEYALSYNNPESGRGTYSFCMCPGGEVVVASSEEEGVVVNGMSYLSRSGPFSNSALVVSVRPEDFPGDDCLAGMRFQRELEKKAFLAGGADYNAPAQSLMDFMGQGKPSLPPVSSCRPGIQQVDLEALLPAFVTSELREALPVFQRRMKGFVCPEAVLIGLETRTSAPLRILRGEDGQSLSHPGLYPAGEGAGYAGGIMSAALDGLKVAEYIAQKVKDVHGTV is encoded by the coding sequence ATGCCTCTTCGATTGAGGGACCTCCCTCTGACTCTCGAACAAGACGAATCACTGCTTCCATCTCTTGTCGAAAAAGAACTTGGACTCAACGATGGAGAGGTTCATGATCTTCGTGTCGTGCGACAGGGGATTGATGCGCGCAAAAAACCGCGTGTTCTCCGGATTTATACTGTAGAGTTTCGGGTAAAGAACGAGGCGGCGGTATGGAAGCGAACCAGGAACCACCCTCGCTTGGAACAGGTTTCTCCACAACCCTGCTACGAGGCGCAACCCCTGGCTCTGCCAGGCAGGATTCTGGTCGTCGGTATGGGACCCGCGGGTCTTTTCGCGGCGCTTCGTCTGGCCCAGTACGGTTTTTCAGTGATGCTGCTTGAAAGAGGTCGGCCAGTCGAAGAGCGGGTCAGGGATGTGCGTGATTTCTGGGCAGGCAAAGGGCTCTGCCCGGAAAGTAATGTGCAGTTTGGTGAGGGAGGTGCCGGGACGTTTTCTGACGGTAAATTGACTACCCGTGTCAATCACCCATGGACGCGCCTTGTGCTGGAGACTTTGGTCCGTTTCGGGGCTCCCGCCGATATCCTCATTCAGGCCAAACCCCACGTGGGGACGGACAGGCTACGTCTGGTCCTGATCCATTTTCGCCAGGAGCTTTTGCGGCTTGGCGTCGATATCCGTTATCAGACCAAACTTACCGATGTGCTGACTCATAAAGGCCATGTTTGCGGCGCGGTGCTCGGTGATGGACTGACTGCTGCTTGCGACGCTCTGGTCCTGGCGCCGGGTCACAGTGCCCGTGATACCTATGAGATGTTGGCGTCCGTGGGTGTCCGTATGCAGGCCAAGCCTTTTGCTGTCGGGGTCCGGGTCGAGCATCCGTCCGAGCGGATCAATAACATCCAGTATGGATTCCCCACACATCCACGTCTTCCGGCCGCTGAATATGCGTTGAGTTACAATAATCCTGAGAGCGGACGAGGGACCTATTCCTTCTGTATGTGCCCTGGTGGCGAGGTGGTGGTCGCTTCCTCCGAGGAAGAGGGCGTGGTGGTCAATGGCATGAGTTATCTCAGCCGGTCGGGACCTTTTTCCAACAGTGCGCTGGTCGTAAGCGTGCGCCCTGAGGATTTCCCGGGTGACGATTGTCTGGCCGGAATGCGATTTCAACGAGAGCTGGAAAAAAAGGCGTTTCTGGCTGGTGGCGCCGACTATAACGCTCCCGCGCAAAGTCTGATGGATTTCATGGGCCAAGGCAAACCGTCGCTGCCCCCTGTGTCGAGTTGTCGGCCGGGCATTCAGCAGGTGGATCTTGAGGCTCTATTGCCGGCGTTTGTCACGAGTGAACTTCGGGAGGCCTTGCCCGTCTTCCAGCGTCGCATGAAGGGGTTTGTCTGCCCTGAGGCTGTTCTCATCGGCCTTGAGACCCGGACTTCGGCTCCTTTGCGCATTCTGCGCGGTGAGGATGGGCAATCTCTTTCCCATCCGGGGTTGTATCCCGCTGGCGAGGGCGCCGGATATGCCGGCGGCATTATGAGTGCGGCTCTGGACGGACTGAAAGTCGCCGAATATATTGCTCAGAAAGTAAAGGATGTGCATGGAACTGTCTAA
- a CDS encoding HD domain-containing protein — translation MSKIFIVNIRERDFVDSPFLVRDKVMAMAKNGKPYMTLKLVDRTGEVEGRVWDRVDEFNDLFGKDDFIRVKGKASVYLGKMQLVVQEIERLDEDKISLADFLPVSARDAQVMAAELRQKVDSLRNPHLQALLKAFLDDVAFLQAYCKAPAAKSMHHVYLGGLLEHSLAVADLADDICRRYPDLDRDLLVAGALLHDIGKVEELRYVRTFDYTDEGKLLGHIVMGVEMIDEKLRGLENFPRPLALLLKHLLLSHHGQYEYGSPKRPKTMEAVVLNFIDDLDAKINGVRTHIEKEPDSDSAWTSYHRLYDRYFFKPQGLSESVNSSDELQERAAVMAPALSARPETKPKKMDKKPTFGFSLADQLKGKSLDLFAANPDKEDGDDR, via the coding sequence CTGTCTAAAATATTCATTGTGAACATCAGAGAAAGAGATTTTGTCGACAGCCCTTTTCTGGTCAGAGACAAGGTCATGGCTATGGCCAAGAACGGCAAGCCGTATATGACGCTGAAGCTCGTCGATCGTACGGGAGAGGTCGAAGGGCGCGTCTGGGATCGCGTGGACGAATTCAACGATCTTTTCGGGAAAGACGACTTTATCCGCGTCAAGGGGAAGGCCAGCGTTTATCTGGGGAAAATGCAGCTGGTGGTGCAGGAGATCGAACGGCTCGATGAGGACAAGATTTCCCTCGCTGATTTTTTGCCGGTGAGTGCTCGCGATGCCCAGGTTATGGCAGCCGAACTGCGGCAGAAGGTCGACTCTCTTCGCAACCCCCATCTTCAGGCTCTGCTGAAAGCATTCCTGGATGATGTTGCCTTTTTGCAAGCCTATTGCAAGGCGCCAGCCGCCAAGTCGATGCATCACGTTTATCTCGGCGGACTGCTTGAGCATTCCCTGGCCGTGGCCGATCTTGCGGACGATATCTGCAGGCGCTATCCTGATCTTGACCGTGATCTTCTCGTCGCGGGTGCCTTGCTTCATGATATCGGCAAAGTCGAAGAACTTCGTTATGTCAGAACCTTCGACTACACTGACGAGGGCAAGCTTCTGGGGCACATTGTCATGGGTGTCGAAATGATCGACGAGAAGCTTCGGGGGCTGGAAAATTTCCCCCGTCCGCTCGCTTTGCTGCTCAAACACCTGCTCCTGTCCCACCATGGCCAGTATGAATACGGTTCGCCCAAGCGACCCAAAACCATGGAGGCAGTGGTCCTCAATTTTATTGATGATCTGGACGCCAAGATCAACGGTGTTCGTACTCATATCGAAAAAGAGCCTGACAGCGACAGTGCATGGACGAGTTATCATCGGCTGTATGACCGCTACTTTTTTAAACCACAAGGCCTTTCCGAGTCGGTTAACAGTTCTGATGAGTTGCAGGAAAGAGCAGCTGTCATGGCGCCGGCTCTGTCGGCTCGGCCAGAAACAAAACCTAAAAAAATGGACAAAAAGCCTACTTTCGGCTTCTCACTTGCGGATCAATTAAAAGGTAAAAGCCTGGATCTTTTTGCCGCCAACCCGGATAAGGAGGATGGCGATGATCGTTGA